From the genome of bacterium, one region includes:
- a CDS encoding TatD family hydrolase — protein sequence MQLIDTHCHLNHEDLLNEANLAISRAKTVGVEKFIVVGYDLPSSRKAVKQAAQYDPVYASVGIHPHEAETFNEEALAELAELAIQPKVIAFGEIGLDYYRDLSPRPAQHRAFLSQLALANELSLPVIIHCRDAYPEMLSILKQELPALNGGVLHCFSGSEEDAEKALNMGLYLGIAGPITFKNARGLREIVRSLPPDRILTETDAPYLTPDPYRGKRNEPAYVSYVAQKIAEALGIGQGLFAEQVYTNAHNLFKKL from the coding sequence ATGCAATTAATTGATACACACTGCCATTTAAATCATGAGGACCTCTTGAATGAAGCCAATTTAGCCATTTCGCGCGCTAAAACAGTAGGCGTTGAAAAATTCATTGTCGTTGGTTATGACCTTCCAAGCAGTCGCAAGGCCGTCAAGCAGGCCGCACAGTATGATCCGGTCTATGCATCTGTTGGAATTCATCCTCATGAGGCAGAAACCTTTAATGAAGAGGCCTTGGCTGAGTTGGCCGAACTGGCAATACAACCAAAAGTGATTGCATTCGGAGAAATCGGCCTGGATTACTACAGAGACCTCTCACCACGTCCAGCTCAACATCGTGCTTTTCTATCTCAATTAGCTTTGGCTAACGAGCTTTCTCTCCCTGTTATAATTCATTGCCGCGATGCTTACCCAGAAATGCTCTCTATTCTTAAACAAGAATTGCCGGCATTAAATGGAGGGGTATTACACTGCTTTTCAGGCTCAGAAGAAGATGCCGAGAAAGCTCTCAATATGGGGCTTTATCTAGGAATAGCAGGTCCAATAACCTTTAAAAATGCCCGCGGCCTACGTGAGATAGTTCGTTCATTGCCCCCAGATCGTATCCTGACTGAAACCGACGCCCCCTACTTAACCCCCGATCCCTATCGAGGCAAACGTAACGAACCTGCTTATGTTTCTTATGTGGCTCAAAAGATAGCTGAAGCCTTAGGCATTGGCCAAGGACTTTTCGCCGAACAAGTCTACACGAATGCCCATAATCTATTTAAGAAGCTATAA
- a CDS encoding uroporphyrinogen decarboxylase family protein translates to MGWFDFPLQNPQPDVNYFLDVLYRRTAPNRVTFIEYLINNPVKERIIREVLNRDWVPEGPDRDQAAQYYNNFIEIFYRLGYDIIRYEAGVNFTTTNNVAGPDGRKWVNEAGGAISTWEDFEKYPWPSGKTCDIWGYEYISTHKPDGMGIIASSNGGIFEALKNDIMGIETLSYLLYDEPELVQACFDKAGQAIYDFYSRIVGLPGLIGFLQGDDMGHKTGTLISPDALRKYVLPWHKRLAKLCHDNGLFYCLHSCGRVMPIVPDLIEDVGIDGKHSYEDVIMPIGEFKKEFGQKIAVLGGVDVDKLSRLPEQQLRGYVREIIEECHPSGGFILGSGNSIPDYVPMENYLVMLDEGRKYNK, encoded by the coding sequence ATGGGATGGTTTGATTTCCCTCTTCAAAACCCCCAACCAGACGTCAATTACTTCTTGGACGTCTTATATAGGCGAACAGCCCCGAATCGAGTGACTTTTATTGAATATTTAATCAATAATCCGGTCAAAGAACGCATTATTCGGGAGGTCTTGAACAGGGATTGGGTTCCTGAAGGACCTGATAGAGACCAAGCCGCTCAATATTATAATAATTTTATAGAAATTTTCTATCGCTTGGGTTATGACATCATTCGTTATGAAGCCGGAGTTAATTTTACCACCACCAATAATGTGGCCGGACCAGATGGTAGGAAATGGGTCAATGAGGCGGGCGGCGCAATTAGCACATGGGAAGATTTTGAAAAATATCCTTGGCCATCCGGAAAAACATGTGATATTTGGGGCTATGAATATATCTCAACACATAAACCAGATGGCATGGGTATTATCGCCAGCTCGAATGGTGGCATTTTCGAGGCGCTTAAAAATGACATCATGGGCATCGAAACCCTCTCGTATCTGCTCTATGATGAACCCGAACTGGTGCAAGCATGTTTCGACAAGGCCGGTCAGGCGATTTATGATTTTTATTCTCGAATAGTCGGGCTGCCAGGGCTTATTGGTTTCCTTCAAGGCGATGATATGGGGCATAAAACGGGTACTTTGATTTCACCGGATGCATTACGAAAATATGTTCTCCCCTGGCACAAACGCCTTGCTAAGCTATGCCATGACAACGGCCTATTCTATTGCCTGCACTCTTGTGGCCGCGTTATGCCGATTGTGCCCGACTTGATTGAAGATGTCGGTATTGATGGCAAACACTCCTATGAGGATGTGATCATGCCGATTGGCGAGTTCAAAAAAGAATTTGGCCAAAAGATTGCAGTACTTGGTGGAGTAGATGTCGATAAACTATCGCGCCTCCCAGAACAGCAATTACGCGGCTATGTACGAGAAATCATCGAAGAATGCCACCCATCCGGCGGTTTCATATTAGGTTCCGGCAACTCCATTCCCGATTATGTGCCGATGGAGAACTATCTAGTCATGCTGGACGAGGGCAGGAAGTACAATAAATGA